From the genome of Colwellia psychrerythraea 34H, one region includes:
- a CDS encoding toll/interleukin-1 receptor domain-containing protein — translation MLECFISYKVKADDNVALQLSRFLQDNDFKVFVDKKSLLPGQNWVDELQHSVTQSDYVFAIFTQDYIARVVEGNCNGDNFIIEELNWALKDNKLIPIGIGVTVEEIKTCFDLVPSLKPIQFQMFPTDLSEQCFHIILNKLYKRIYSKDSKAKSILPVSHSVNVSGTALSSEDAYLKLDMPWNDSDAIEYKNTLKRKVLKSAMDYVVLAKFHIKGRFGLKISTEIAYHHFENEARNNCREAFFELGQIYEADDNQYGCDEDKATEYYTKAHELGDMRATYHLGLLFDDNIENKNCPTQFLKEKYGIEHSNKFVTEISQKIKYYNELTTAEKYVFCLTQISVNKNTEQAIKQIEKLAVLGYLPAIYWLACKHFDYDIEDYQTINSIPALDIRESLNYLQAGEEQGCCRSRKRLANWHLFFEGTKGGFTANHEFGIRKHQENIALNYFDSAYDLIRLLSKYDYYRTLKFNPSHFSIDEGHLSIEEQISMLECGAAFGNAKCRRKLVTLYSKSNNPDMIPLMIEDIGKGDLSIIDEYIDNNIYSFHFDEADYQKFYALLFMYYKDLPEKSFKKSLMDVPFMMFSLFHNKLDDALRIIKVDAVVDYAYVVSIILNDKHIDAREELSFQILKYGAKNGCEKSNDWLLMIVLNVGDVKPMCRPQFLNENLNDVFWREFLQSNLNKNREVKGQYTFTNETGESDSCTLSSSFIKSILELYTFAIKCEESLLTLDPNSRELLDLYRELTVGKFANFTSGPLPFNKEYKDLYNLKTAFINKLFRDVKNMDDMTAMSALCIHLTSTIKRHKDLELSQKLFQWCLLRLKLFIEKTSFYHSSSTTGRPSRKLYVPHGITFKEDFTYAYEAFFSDGVQKAMINYDSITIDDKKQFQYDENQRFDFDEVAFDFYRQQLCILSDKLELYQSNYAHSINQARLNDYLNDLDNIYEDDSYWLDL, via the coding sequence ATGCTTGAATGTTTTATAAGTTATAAGGTAAAGGCCGATGATAATGTCGCCCTTCAGTTATCTCGTTTTTTGCAAGACAATGATTTTAAAGTTTTTGTTGATAAAAAATCATTACTGCCCGGACAAAATTGGGTCGATGAATTACAACACTCGGTTACTCAATCCGATTATGTTTTTGCAATTTTTACTCAAGATTACATTGCTAGAGTGGTTGAAGGTAATTGTAATGGCGATAATTTTATTATTGAAGAGCTGAACTGGGCACTTAAAGATAATAAACTTATTCCTATTGGTATAGGTGTAACAGTAGAAGAAATAAAAACGTGTTTTGACTTAGTACCTTCCTTGAAACCCATACAATTCCAAATGTTTCCTACAGACTTATCAGAACAATGCTTTCATATAATATTAAATAAACTGTATAAACGTATTTATTCAAAAGATTCAAAAGCAAAAAGTATTTTACCCGTATCGCACTCTGTTAACGTGTCTGGTACAGCATTGTCGAGCGAAGATGCATATTTAAAATTAGACATGCCTTGGAACGATAGTGATGCAATTGAATATAAAAACACATTAAAGCGTAAGGTGTTAAAAAGCGCGATGGACTATGTTGTGTTGGCTAAATTTCATATAAAAGGCCGGTTTGGATTAAAAATATCAACTGAAATTGCTTATCATCATTTTGAAAATGAAGCTAGAAACAATTGTAGAGAAGCTTTTTTTGAATTAGGGCAAATTTATGAAGCCGATGATAATCAATATGGTTGCGATGAAGATAAAGCCACCGAATATTATACTAAAGCACATGAGCTAGGTGACATGCGGGCTACATATCACCTAGGCTTGTTATTCGACGATAATATTGAAAATAAAAACTGCCCAACCCAGTTTTTAAAAGAAAAGTACGGCATAGAACATTCAAATAAGTTTGTCACCGAAATCTCACAAAAAATAAAATATTACAATGAGTTAACTACGGCTGAAAAATATGTATTTTGTTTAACACAAATTTCAGTAAACAAAAATACCGAACAGGCTATTAAACAAATAGAAAAATTGGCTGTTTTAGGATATTTGCCTGCTATTTATTGGTTAGCTTGTAAGCATTTCGACTATGACATAGAAGATTATCAGACAATCAATAGCATACCTGCACTAGATATACGAGAAAGCTTGAACTACCTACAGGCGGGTGAAGAACAAGGGTGTTGTCGGTCAAGAAAACGCCTTGCCAATTGGCATTTATTCTTCGAGGGAACAAAGGGAGGATTCACTGCTAATCATGAATTTGGAATAAGGAAACATCAAGAAAACATAGCATTAAATTATTTTGATAGTGCTTATGATTTGATACGTTTGTTAAGTAAATATGACTATTATAGGACCCTAAAATTTAATCCTTCACATTTCTCTATTGATGAAGGTCATTTATCAATAGAGGAACAGATATCAATGCTTGAATGTGGCGCTGCTTTTGGCAACGCTAAGTGCCGCCGTAAATTGGTCACTTTATACAGCAAGAGCAATAATCCCGATATGATTCCTTTGATGATAGAAGATATAGGTAAAGGGGATCTTTCAATAATTGATGAATATATTGATAATAACATTTATAGCTTTCATTTTGATGAAGCTGATTATCAAAAATTTTACGCATTATTGTTTATGTATTATAAAGATTTACCTGAAAAGTCTTTTAAAAAGTCACTGATGGACGTGCCATTCATGATGTTTTCATTGTTTCATAATAAGTTGGATGATGCATTAAGGATAATAAAAGTTGACGCGGTGGTGGATTACGCTTACGTAGTATCTATTATTTTAAATGACAAGCATATTGACGCTAGGGAAGAGCTTTCCTTCCAAATTTTAAAATATGGTGCTAAGAATGGATGTGAGAAAAGTAATGACTGGTTATTGATGATAGTTTTAAATGTTGGCGATGTGAAACCAATGTGCAGACCCCAATTTTTAAATGAAAACCTCAATGATGTATTTTGGCGTGAGTTTCTACAAAGTAATCTAAATAAAAACAGGGAGGTAAAAGGTCAGTATACATTTACTAATGAAACTGGAGAATCAGATAGTTGCACATTGTCTTCAAGTTTTATTAAAAGCATTCTTGAATTATATACCTTTGCTATAAAATGTGAAGAAAGTCTTCTTACATTAGATCCTAACAGTAGGGAATTATTAGATTTATACAGAGAATTAACCGTTGGAAAGTTCGCCAATTTTACAAGCGGACCTCTACCTTTTAACAAGGAGTATAAAGATTTATATAATTTAAAAACTGCTTTTATTAATAAACTATTCCGTGATGTGAAAAATATGGATGATATGACTGCGATGTCTGCTTTATGTATTCATCTCACCTCTACAATAAAAAGGCATAAAGATTTAGAACTAAGTCAGAAATTATTCCAATGGTGTTTGCTACGGCTGAAACTCTTTATAGAGAAAACATCTTTTTATCATTCATCGAGCACAACTGGTAGACCCTCCAGGAAGTTATATGTACCCCATGGAATCACTTTCAAGGAGGACTTTACGTATGCCTACGAAGCCTTTTTTTCAGATGGTGTTCAAAAGGCGATGATAAATTATGATTCAATTACAATAGATGACAAAAAACAGTTTCAATATGATGAGAACCAAAGATTTGACTTTGATGAAGTCGCATTTGATTTCTACAGACAGCAGCTCTGTATTCTTTCAGATAAATTAGAATTGTATCAAAGTAACTATGCTCATTCGATTAATCAGGCACGACTAAATGATTACTTAAATGATTTAGACAATATTTATGAGGATGACAGCTATTGGTTAGATTTGTAA
- a CDS encoding AAA family ATPase: MDNSMLEQSDVVLPLVLLYIKLAIKNTKLEGKVLKCQLVKQTESLCYLAAENIEFIDEYIALNIIEELGGYNAIEQIEDNRPCFVEIESLVTMFRKYLQNIPERQSLDDNAEFYQHYLQVFKLELDEDFIETQIEVAESYWYKDNLSVNGDIEGGEALKRQPFKLKEQYVRLKSSTQNFFEELSVLACSTYLSVHPSVEVQNIKVTDLPEIDCELVLSALIGTPSFLAALASQFQCQPSQVLMPDDVYHARKNLKHKAVTRSFSVNNDTTKNWYQITKSFASKLVLNENLKSCCDFSFIDNEFNDSLFIEALLKCKHHIIAELAVLNQCSNRISKAIKVEQQLKLDLNKQVIGQREAIESLTKGYLTSNIALSEGPRLIFTFAGPSGVGKTYLSSIFCDLLNQYEQSGYAFTTFNMEQYADKQDGMKLFGSGLQYNEANLGVLTSAVRAQPRQVLLFDEIEKAHSNVTQSLLSILDKGIAQDQTSQEFISFDQCIVIFTTNLGQEVLANNHQKHQLNIFDVLRHAENPATKTKLSVELINRLAKGYSVAFSPLQINHFVYLAEKELNKINDYQEMLDFKWPENFASFLLQSLAPEITARKLTSCLAKLKADILVKASSLITEDMSPISCAVSVTENMPNIDVKKLVLFDNDTRLQAQLAQSEFSLSASIVDSFEDIRAMLEQHRPDAFLVDIESIANGQLSLNEITEHVHCINSRIPIFSYRVVDIQIDNLKEQTLNHNVREHFELDLATFSLSFPAMLKRINYFLTMEKTLLRMTTRNETLEYQCRVEHNNKVLDVSFTNLSYRQVIQSKDLQETSLFNHSLPDNSLDDVIGLERAKRRLIEVVSWLKAPEKLLNFGIKIPTGFLFSGPPGTGKTLLAKAVAGECELPFFSVAASELSTPHSGGTTENIKQLFATARKYAPSIIFIDEIDAIAAQRTDNSDGSSRDKNLTVNALLTEMDGFSIAEVPVFVMAATNHPQLLDSAITRPGRFDETIYCDLPNKNARLIFFKRFASKHKLNWQETELQQLVSSAQGMSSAEIDQVLRESIYQAVGENQQLTTEHIKQTMIRIVYGAPSDHIFLGAEEKRRTAYHEAAHLLAYKLLFPKQPIDFITIEPRNQALGFVATRASEEYESYSKRRVMHKLQVLLAGRVAEKLCTGDCEEVSTGASNDIEKATQLAMHAIYEGGIEPTVGPVNIAMLTKFEESDLLANAQQAVKQWLDQSEQQVEQLLKDHYQQLTLVAETLLDKESLLGEEINLIFDR, translated from the coding sequence ATGGATAATTCTATGTTAGAGCAATCTGATGTAGTTCTGCCGTTGGTTTTACTTTATATCAAGTTGGCTATCAAAAACACCAAGCTTGAAGGTAAAGTATTGAAATGTCAGTTAGTTAAGCAAACAGAATCATTGTGTTATTTGGCCGCAGAAAATATTGAATTTATCGATGAATATATTGCGCTAAATATTATTGAAGAATTGGGAGGTTATAATGCAATTGAGCAGATTGAAGATAACCGTCCCTGTTTTGTAGAGATAGAGTCTTTAGTAACAATGTTTCGTAAGTATTTGCAAAATATACCAGAAAGACAAAGTTTAGACGATAATGCAGAGTTTTATCAGCATTATTTGCAAGTTTTCAAGCTGGAGTTAGATGAAGACTTTATTGAAACACAAATAGAAGTAGCAGAAAGTTATTGGTATAAGGATAATCTATCAGTAAATGGCGACATAGAAGGTGGTGAAGCGCTTAAACGACAACCGTTTAAGCTGAAAGAGCAGTATGTAAGGCTAAAATCATCTACGCAGAATTTTTTTGAAGAACTGTCAGTTTTAGCTTGTTCAACCTACCTATCCGTACATCCATCAGTTGAAGTACAAAATATTAAGGTAACAGATCTACCTGAAATTGACTGTGAACTGGTGCTTTCTGCACTTATTGGTACTCCAAGCTTTTTGGCAGCCTTGGCAAGCCAATTTCAGTGCCAGCCAAGTCAAGTGTTAATGCCTGACGATGTTTACCATGCGCGGAAAAATCTAAAACATAAGGCTGTTACCCGAAGTTTTTCGGTAAACAATGACACGACTAAAAACTGGTATCAAATAACAAAAAGCTTTGCTTCTAAACTTGTACTCAATGAAAACTTAAAATCTTGCTGTGATTTTTCTTTTATTGATAACGAGTTTAATGACTCATTATTTATTGAAGCATTATTAAAATGTAAACATCACATTATTGCGGAACTTGCGGTGTTAAATCAATGCAGCAATCGTATTAGTAAAGCAATCAAAGTTGAACAACAACTCAAACTTGACTTAAACAAACAAGTTATAGGCCAGCGAGAGGCTATTGAAAGTTTAACGAAAGGATACCTCACCTCCAACATTGCTTTAAGTGAAGGACCAAGGCTGATATTTACCTTCGCAGGGCCATCAGGTGTAGGTAAAACCTATCTCTCTTCTATTTTTTGTGATTTGCTAAATCAATATGAACAATCTGGATATGCTTTTACTACCTTCAATATGGAGCAGTATGCAGACAAGCAAGATGGGATGAAATTGTTTGGTAGCGGTTTACAATACAATGAGGCTAACCTTGGCGTTTTAACAAGTGCCGTAAGAGCACAACCAAGGCAGGTTTTACTTTTTGATGAAATAGAAAAAGCCCATTCAAATGTTACTCAATCACTACTTAGTATTTTGGATAAAGGCATAGCCCAAGATCAAACCAGTCAAGAATTTATCAGCTTTGACCAGTGTATTGTTATTTTTACAACAAACCTCGGTCAGGAAGTACTAGCAAATAATCATCAAAAACATCAACTGAATATTTTTGATGTATTACGGCATGCAGAAAATCCGGCAACTAAAACCAAGCTCTCGGTTGAATTAATTAATAGGCTAGCTAAAGGCTATTCAGTAGCATTTTCTCCTTTACAGATTAATCATTTTGTTTATTTAGCAGAAAAAGAACTCAACAAAATCAATGACTACCAAGAGATGCTTGATTTTAAATGGCCAGAAAACTTTGCCTCATTTTTGTTGCAATCTTTGGCTCCTGAAATAACGGCAAGAAAATTAACAAGTTGCTTGGCCAAGCTCAAGGCTGACATTTTAGTTAAAGCAAGTAGCCTAATTACTGAAGATATGTCGCCAATTTCTTGTGCTGTCAGTGTAACTGAAAATATGCCAAATATTGATGTAAAAAAATTAGTGTTATTCGACAATGACACTAGACTTCAAGCCCAACTAGCACAGTCTGAATTTTCACTCTCAGCTAGCATTGTTGATAGTTTTGAAGATATAAGAGCCATGCTGGAGCAACATCGACCTGATGCCTTTTTAGTTGATATAGAATCGATTGCCAATGGTCAATTGTCTTTAAATGAAATCACAGAGCACGTTCATTGCATTAACAGTCGCATACCAATATTCAGCTACCGCGTGGTAGATATACAAATAGACAACCTGAAAGAACAAACACTAAATCATAATGTAAGAGAGCATTTTGAATTGGATTTAGCCACATTTTCTCTGTCGTTTCCAGCCATGCTTAAACGAATTAACTATTTCCTTACTATGGAAAAAACTCTATTACGTATGACAACGCGTAATGAGACGCTAGAGTATCAATGTCGAGTAGAGCACAATAACAAGGTACTCGATGTTTCATTTACCAACCTATCTTATCGTCAGGTTATACAATCCAAAGACTTGCAAGAAACCAGTTTATTTAATCATAGCCTGCCTGATAATTCACTTGATGATGTTATCGGCTTAGAAAGAGCTAAACGTCGCCTTATTGAGGTAGTTAGCTGGTTAAAGGCTCCGGAAAAACTGCTAAATTTTGGTATAAAAATACCGACAGGTTTTTTATTTTCTGGCCCTCCCGGAACGGGAAAAACCCTGTTAGCAAAAGCTGTTGCAGGGGAGTGTGAGTTGCCTTTTTTTAGTGTTGCGGCTTCGGAGCTGTCAACGCCTCATAGCGGCGGTACAACGGAAAACATCAAACAATTATTTGCCACAGCGCGAAAATATGCACCCTCAATTATTTTTATTGATGAAATAGATGCTATCGCCGCACAAAGAACCGATAATTCTGATGGCAGTTCAAGAGACAAAAATCTAACGGTTAATGCGTTACTTACTGAAATGGATGGTTTTTCAATCGCTGAAGTTCCTGTATTTGTTATGGCAGCTACTAATCATCCGCAGTTGCTTGATAGCGCTATTACTCGTCCGGGTCGATTTGATGAAACAATTTATTGTGACTTACCCAATAAAAATGCCCGACTGATCTTTTTTAAGCGTTTTGCCAGCAAACATAAACTGAATTGGCAAGAAACAGAGCTACAACAATTAGTTTCGTCTGCACAAGGCATGTCATCAGCTGAAATAGATCAAGTGCTGCGTGAGTCGATTTATCAAGCCGTAGGCGAGAACCAACAATTAACCACTGAGCATATTAAACAAACCATGATCCGCATTGTTTACGGCGCTCCTTCTGACCATATTTTCTTAGGGGCAGAAGAAAAACGTCGTACTGCCTATCATGAAGCAGCACATTTATTAGCGTACAAATTACTCTTTCCTAAGCAGCCGATAGATTTTATTACCATCGAACCAAGAAACCAGGCGCTAGGTTTTGTTGCCACCCGTGCCTCAGAAGAATATGAAAGTTATTCAAAACGTAGGGTGATGCATAAACTGCAAGTATTGTTAGCGGGTAGGGTGGCTGAAAAACTTTGTACAGGAGACTGTGAAGAAGTCAGTACCGGGGCTTCAAACGATATAGAAAAAGCGACTCAGCTTGCCATGCATGCTATTTATGAAGGGGGCATTGAACCAACCGTTGGGCCAGTTAATATTGCCATGCTCACTAAGTTTGAAGAAAGTGACTTATTAGCTAATGCTCAACAGGCCGTTAAACAATGGCTAGACCAATCTGAGCAGCAGGTAGAGCAATTGCTAAAAGATCATTATCAACAGCTAACATTGGTGGCTGAAACCTTACTTGATAAAGAGTCATTATTAGGTGAGGAGATTAACCTCATATTTGATAGATAA
- a CDS encoding DUF4062 domain-containing protein: MVKEVNSNREIRVFISSTFNDMNEEREYLIKNVFPQIKDECLKRNVGFTEIDLRWGITEEESKVGQAVNICLEEIERCKKYPPFFIGMLGERYGWVPEQEDLEPLLSNKEQQNISNVLGNKNISVTEMEFRYGLLLSEQSKLQTLLYFRSPELTQSLFLRSPDLNKALFYDDSGDLLQKFKQELFETKKDSVVIDGYQSVEEFGNSVKQQLLKALDDRFPNTELVEESIARNNQVFAYQKLNNFVPRQLERAKVLTHCKNRLDEEELRLCVVQGESGTGKSTLMADLVRYLPQQISDALVFEHYLGNDNCINLTQWRKNLLVELSSHLNVENDTKEGYSNEELWFYLSTKLNEVSYSRDEAPIILILDAVNQLDDPQEAIKIIQGLKFSKNIILIISATLELAFDDTSFEVFQCGKLSLEEKVGIIKNYSTNYRKYHSADNYEQIVNSDATDLPLYLNIILEELRLRSSHHRLELDIANILAHKEVQSLFQHILQALDGEFSDDKHPNIISNLMALLAASHNGLDETVIGALLADKSDVANSHSKLHQISRHYLSRVLSSVRPYLFRSLGKEKIMHNALISASLSMVDEMKVRQTLIDFCSSNRSEDVTERIFQKLRLIELKKNDELDIFELFGNDVTEISNLIKCYQHSTAVFKELLTAFDKDSNGHADSSKYFIQNVRFEELMTDILPTAFKSMIDYIAYNRMTWIATMLTRRLLAELSKVSDTSAALMFEYQLIFVENELLFGDIQNAVQVANFLLERVNQLPDSQRLMENKLYTLAASINTKQERYEQSYLLCIKAIASIRSLNGQDIEEENATLQLAIAIFKIIQSKQSRPRTTIWGLEDLKLTTLCGTELSDSELSIHLFNVAIEKLLKSYGENHAYFIRPLFYLACLHIALNDDKKAGEYLNKSWKIMLAQLPPGNQTFIELIDLFTSVAASSNLYPAFKSQCHKLLEDWQQQLRSDHPTIVKVKTLLSNSETKDKRYIIEQFPKDFEFLKALHYAGKHIQDTLMYDLGTSNDNKLSTWLYTGKECISPAHLGFRLGTKLYFVLLDLVDTETPYGNYQHFSGFCEKNGLIPCLMKMKKEAEHYIPIYSGSGLRNEISMEIVDRCIEEPLPSSVMTAWENYDFAIQVVRSYLEQKNYNILSYSHDPNIIPSINFLNEGNTAVVKVTATFQSENGQQESISCGYFSENDVLSTLSGGVFEAKVHVYNGNDKKLPPIRGEALGIDFEGIEPLVIDAQ; encoded by the coding sequence ATGGTTAAAGAAGTTAATAGCAATCGTGAAATTAGAGTATTTATATCTTCAACGTTCAATGACATGAATGAAGAAAGGGAATATTTAATTAAAAATGTATTTCCTCAAATAAAAGATGAATGTTTAAAGCGAAACGTTGGTTTCACCGAAATTGACTTAAGATGGGGAATAACGGAAGAAGAGTCGAAAGTCGGTCAGGCAGTGAATATTTGCCTTGAAGAAATTGAACGGTGTAAAAAGTATCCACCTTTTTTCATCGGGATGTTAGGTGAACGTTACGGCTGGGTTCCAGAGCAAGAAGATTTAGAACCCTTACTTTCAAATAAAGAACAACAGAACATTTCTAATGTATTAGGTAATAAAAATATTAGCGTTACTGAAATGGAGTTTCGTTATGGGTTATTACTAAGTGAACAAAGCAAGCTACAAACTCTTTTATATTTTCGTTCACCAGAATTAACTCAAAGTCTTTTTCTAAGATCACCTGATTTGAATAAAGCACTATTTTATGACGACAGTGGCGACTTATTACAGAAATTCAAACAAGAGTTATTTGAGACCAAAAAAGACAGTGTTGTTATAGATGGTTACCAGTCTGTCGAAGAGTTTGGAAACTCGGTAAAACAGCAGCTACTTAAAGCACTAGACGATAGGTTCCCTAATACTGAGCTCGTTGAAGAATCAATAGCTCGTAATAATCAGGTTTTTGCATATCAAAAGCTTAATAACTTCGTTCCACGACAGCTAGAAAGAGCCAAGGTGTTAACACATTGCAAAAACAGGCTAGATGAGGAAGAGCTTCGTTTATGTGTGGTTCAAGGAGAGTCAGGAACGGGTAAAAGTACATTAATGGCCGATCTAGTTAGATACCTACCACAGCAAATATCAGACGCATTAGTTTTTGAGCATTATTTGGGTAATGACAATTGCATAAACTTGACACAATGGAGAAAAAATCTTCTTGTTGAATTATCCTCTCACCTAAATGTGGAGAATGATACTAAAGAGGGCTATTCAAATGAAGAGCTTTGGTTTTACCTGTCTACAAAGTTAAACGAAGTTTCATACAGTCGAGATGAAGCGCCTATTATTCTGATTCTTGATGCTGTAAATCAATTAGACGATCCCCAAGAGGCAATAAAAATAATACAGGGGTTAAAATTTTCAAAAAATATCATTTTGATCATAAGCGCTACACTAGAGTTAGCGTTCGACGATACAAGTTTTGAGGTTTTTCAATGTGGAAAGTTATCTCTAGAAGAAAAAGTCGGCATCATAAAAAATTATTCGACTAACTATAGAAAGTATCATTCTGCAGATAATTATGAGCAAATAGTAAACTCTGATGCTACTGATTTACCTTTGTATTTAAATATAATTCTCGAAGAGTTAAGGTTAAGGTCTAGTCATCATCGACTAGAGCTAGATATTGCAAATATCCTCGCTCATAAAGAAGTCCAGTCGCTATTTCAACATATATTGCAGGCGCTTGATGGAGAGTTTTCGGACGATAAACATCCCAATATTATTTCTAATTTAATGGCTTTATTAGCAGCCTCTCATAACGGATTAGATGAAACAGTAATAGGTGCTTTACTGGCTGATAAAAGTGACGTTGCAAACAGCCATAGTAAATTACACCAAATTTCGCGTCACTATTTAAGTCGAGTTTTAAGCAGTGTAAGACCTTATTTATTCCGCTCTTTAGGTAAGGAAAAAATAATGCACAACGCACTTATTAGCGCTTCTTTATCAATGGTTGATGAAATGAAAGTTCGACAGACACTGATTGATTTTTGTTCATCAAATAGATCAGAAGATGTTACAGAGCGAATTTTTCAAAAGCTGCGGTTAATAGAGCTGAAGAAAAATGATGAATTAGATATTTTTGAGCTCTTTGGCAATGATGTGACTGAGATCTCAAACCTTATCAAATGTTATCAACATAGCACTGCTGTTTTTAAAGAGCTATTAACGGCTTTTGATAAAGACTCTAACGGGCATGCTGATTCATCAAAATATTTTATTCAAAACGTTCGCTTTGAAGAGTTAATGACAGACATTCTACCAACAGCTTTTAAATCTATGATAGATTATATTGCCTACAATAGAATGACTTGGATAGCTACAATGCTCACTCGGCGACTACTCGCTGAGCTATCAAAGGTATCAGATACTTCTGCTGCTTTAATGTTTGAATATCAGTTGATATTTGTAGAAAATGAACTTTTATTTGGCGACATTCAAAATGCTGTTCAAGTAGCTAATTTTTTATTGGAGCGAGTTAATCAGTTACCTGATTCTCAGCGCCTTATGGAAAATAAATTATATACGCTTGCTGCTTCAATAAATACAAAACAGGAAAGGTACGAGCAATCGTACCTTTTGTGCATTAAAGCTATTGCTTCTATAAGAAGTCTTAATGGCCAGGACATAGAAGAAGAAAATGCTACTTTACAATTGGCTATTGCCATATTCAAAATAATACAATCTAAGCAATCAAGGCCTAGAACAACTATTTGGGGACTTGAGGATCTTAAGCTCACCACATTATGTGGCACAGAACTATCTGACAGTGAGTTATCCATTCATTTATTTAATGTAGCTATTGAGAAGTTATTGAAATCTTATGGTGAAAATCATGCGTACTTTATTCGGCCTCTATTTTACCTAGCGTGTCTACATATAGCATTAAATGATGATAAGAAAGCCGGTGAGTATCTGAACAAAAGCTGGAAAATAATGCTAGCGCAGCTTCCTCCTGGCAATCAGACCTTTATTGAGCTTATTGACTTGTTCACCTCCGTAGCTGCAAGTTCTAATTTATATCCAGCATTTAAATCTCAATGTCATAAATTATTGGAAGATTGGCAACAGCAACTTAGAAGTGACCATCCAACTATTGTCAAAGTTAAGACGCTACTAAGTAACTCTGAGACGAAAGATAAACGGTATATTATTGAGCAGTTCCCTAAAGACTTTGAATTTCTAAAAGCTCTTCATTATGCTGGTAAACATATTCAAGATACGCTTATGTACGATTTAGGTACATCGAATGATAATAAGCTTTCTACTTGGCTTTATACTGGAAAAGAGTGTATATCGCCGGCCCACTTAGGGTTCAGATTGGGAACAAAACTTTATTTTGTGTTATTGGATCTTGTTGATACAGAGACTCCCTATGGCAACTATCAACATTTTAGTGGGTTTTGTGAAAAAAACGGCTTAATCCCTTGTTTGATGAAAATGAAAAAAGAAGCTGAACACTACATACCTATATATAGTGGCAGTGGATTAAGAAATGAAATTTCAATGGAGATAGTTGATCGATGTATCGAAGAGCCTTTGCCTTCTTCTGTTATGACTGCTTGGGAAAATTATGACTTTGCAATTCAAGTCGTGCGAAGTTATCTTGAACAGAAAAATTACAACATTTTATCTTATTCCCACGATCCTAACATAATACCATCTATTAACTTTTTAAATGAGGGGAATACTGCCGTCGTGAAAGTGACTGCAACTTTTCAATCTGAAAATGGCCAACAAGAGTCGATTAGTTGCGGTTACTTTTCTGAAAATGACGTATTGTCGACTCTATCTGGCGGTGTATTTGAAGCCAAAGTACACGTTTACAATGGCAACGATAAAAAACTCCCTCCAATTAGAGGTGAAGCATTAGGTATAGATTTTGAAGGGATAGAGCCGCTAGTTATAGATGCTCAGTAG
- a CDS encoding YqhA family protein encodes MEKRFESLLWSSRLLLLFGVVCCVITAATLILLGCVEVFHLLQGMFSYLITHSSDVSRDNLVLMVIEILDTFLLSSILFIFAFGLYELFISSIEESNKHQSKAFQISSIDELKAKLGKVIVMILVIKLFSYLVEIKPQNIVEILYMAIIVLLVSVSLWLGHAKK; translated from the coding sequence ATGGAAAAGCGTTTTGAGTCTTTGCTTTGGAGTAGCAGATTACTTCTACTTTTTGGTGTTGTTTGTTGTGTGATCACAGCGGCAACTTTAATCTTATTAGGTTGTGTCGAGGTGTTTCACTTATTACAAGGAATGTTCTCCTACCTAATTACTCATAGTTCAGATGTTTCCCGAGATAATCTAGTACTCATGGTGATCGAGATCCTTGATACATTCTTACTTTCTTCTATCCTCTTTATCTTTGCCTTTGGTTTGTATGAACTATTTATCAGTTCTATCGAAGAGTCTAATAAACACCAGTCAAAGGCCTTTCAAATTAGTAGTATTGATGAGCTAAAAGCAAAATTGGGTAAGGTTATTGTGATGATTTTAGTCATAAAGCTATTCTCATATCTTGTTGAAATCAAGCCTCAAAATATTGTTGAAATTTTATATATGGCCATCATAGTTCTACTAGTATCAGTTAGCCTTTGGCTTGGGCACGCCAAAAAATAA